Proteins from one Oscillatoria nigro-viridis PCC 7112 genomic window:
- a CDS encoding DUF3352 domain-containing protein, which translates to MFKKDKSSLLFTIGAATLLIGLGFVTYYLVISRGPAKDLPAGATVVPQDTMMALSITTDESQWNKLREFGTPESKASFERFLTEMRDRLLTSNGYAYGQDIQPWVGSTAMVAFLRNKIAIPAPSPAPNAPPSPPIQQSVAIILPIANPIKAKELLAKPRPLSQGKIVERNYKGVQVTETQGVPDRNFSVAVLGTNYLAVTTDSSATDRIIDTYKGEPSLAKTPGYADAIDKIKSPGAFGQIYVNMPVAAAYAAANSAREISPENLEKLQQNQGFATTATLEEEGIAFKSVSWLKPDSTRRIAVENNALKMVNRLPSNTIMMVSGGNLQRLWQDYVLGADANPISPINPQVLRTGLKSTTGMDLDKDLMNWMAGEFSLSLIPAPAQNPKDKFAAGFVFMVETNNRGAADKSLKQLDETMKTKGFRVEEIQVGGKPAIKWTSPFGGITVTRGWMNDVAFMTVGAPVVDAIVPAPKSPLLSSELFQKTVRSQLQPHNGNFFIDTESAFNPKNLALPEFPPNQKIWIDATRSIGVTAAVIGDRTTRYDAFVGLKKSTQSTPSANPSPNLASPRPASPSPASPSPSPTVQTSPN; encoded by the coding sequence ATGTTTAAGAAAGATAAATCTTCCCTGCTGTTTACGATCGGAGCCGCCACACTTCTGATCGGTTTAGGCTTTGTCACTTACTACCTCGTCATTTCCCGTGGGCCCGCCAAAGACTTGCCGGCGGGGGCAACGGTTGTCCCGCAAGATACGATGATGGCTCTATCCATCACCACCGATGAATCCCAGTGGAATAAACTGCGAGAGTTTGGCACGCCCGAGTCAAAAGCTTCGTTTGAGAGGTTTTTAACCGAAATGCGCGATCGGCTTCTCACAAGCAACGGCTACGCCTACGGGCAAGACATTCAACCGTGGGTGGGTAGCACAGCAATGGTAGCCTTTCTCCGCAACAAAATAGCTATACCAGCCCCCTCCCCAGCACCCAACGCGCCCCCGTCTCCGCCAATTCAACAGTCAGTGGCCATTATCCTGCCAATTGCCAACCCGATCAAAGCCAAAGAATTATTAGCAAAACCCAGACCCCTCAGCCAAGGAAAAATAGTTGAGCGTAATTATAAAGGCGTGCAAGTCACAGAAACTCAAGGCGTACCCGATCGCAATTTCTCAGTCGCGGTACTCGGCACAAACTATTTAGCAGTCACCACAGATTCTAGCGCTACAGATAGAATAATCGACACCTACAAAGGCGAACCTTCCCTAGCCAAAACCCCTGGCTATGCAGACGCCATAGACAAAATAAAAAGCCCGGGCGCCTTCGGTCAAATCTACGTCAATATGCCAGTAGCGGCCGCCTATGCCGCCGCCAACTCAGCCCGCGAAATTTCGCCAGAAAACCTCGAAAAACTGCAACAAAATCAGGGATTTGCCACCACAGCGACGCTAGAAGAAGAAGGAATTGCCTTCAAATCTGTCTCTTGGCTAAAACCAGATTCTACCAGAAGGATAGCAGTAGAAAACAATGCTCTAAAAATGGTTAATCGCCTGCCAAGCAATACAATAATGATGGTATCCGGCGGCAACTTGCAGCGTTTGTGGCAAGACTACGTATTGGGAGCCGATGCCAACCCGATTTCCCCGATTAATCCCCAAGTTTTACGCACAGGTTTAAAATCCACTACCGGCATGGATTTAGATAAAGACTTGATGAACTGGATGGCGGGAGAATTTTCTCTCTCATTAATACCAGCGCCCGCACAGAATCCCAAAGACAAATTTGCTGCCGGGTTTGTATTTATGGTGGAAACAAACAACCGGGGCGCCGCCGACAAATCCCTGAAACAGCTTGATGAAACGATGAAAACTAAAGGGTTTAGAGTGGAGGAAATTCAAGTCGGCGGCAAACCGGCGATTAAATGGACATCGCCGTTTGGAGGGATTACGGTAACTCGCGGCTGGATGAACGATGTAGCGTTTATGACAGTAGGAGCTCCAGTGGTTGATGCGATCGTTCCGGCACCGAAAAGTCCGCTTTTAAGCAGCGAACTGTTCCAGAAAACTGTACGATCGCAACTTCAACCCCACAACGGCAATTTCTTCATCGACACCGAGAGTGCGTTTAACCCGAAAAACCTAGCTTTGCCGGAGTTTCCTCCCAACCAAAAAATTTGGATTGACGCCACGCGGTCGATCGGCGTTACAGCGGCCGTCATTGGCGATCGTACCACCCGTTATGACGCTTTTGTCGGTCTCAAAAAATCCACCCAATCCACTCCTTCTGCAAATCCTTCACCCAATCTTGCTTCACCGCGCCCTGCTTCACCGAGCCCTGCTTCTCCCAGTCCCTCGCCCACTGTCCAAACTTCACCCAATTAA